The Nitrospira sp. genome contains a region encoding:
- a CDS encoding RNA polymerase sigma factor has protein sequence MGSLDRTQALDRFLAGIERRAFRMAHIATGNEDEALDLIQDAMLKLAEKYGARPEEEWGPLFHCILQSRIRDWYRRERVRNRLREFFRGPQDEEEGEDPLEQVADVTVPAPDEEVQRKRACAALEVALRALPLRQQQAFLLRIWEEQDVAQTARAMGCSEGSVKTHLFRALQVLRQRLGAHWP, from the coding sequence GTGGGCTCTCTGGATCGAACCCAGGCATTAGACCGGTTCCTGGCGGGGATTGAGCGGCGCGCATTCCGCATGGCGCATATCGCCACGGGGAACGAAGATGAGGCGCTGGATCTTATCCAGGATGCCATGCTGAAACTGGCCGAAAAGTATGGTGCGCGGCCTGAAGAGGAATGGGGCCCGCTGTTCCATTGCATTCTTCAAAGTCGGATTCGAGACTGGTATCGACGGGAACGGGTGCGAAATCGGCTGCGGGAGTTCTTTCGCGGGCCGCAGGACGAAGAAGAGGGCGAAGACCCGCTGGAACAGGTTGCCGATGTCACGGTGCCTGCACCGGATGAAGAGGTGCAGCGAAAGCGAGCCTGTGCGGCCTTGGAGGTGGCCTTGCGGGCCCTTCCGCTCCGGCAGCAGCAGGCGTTTCTCTTGCGCATCTGGGAAGAACAAGACGTGGCGCAGACGGCCCGGGCCATGGGCTGCTCGGAAGGCAGCGTCAAAACGCATTTGTTCCGCGCGTTACAGGTCTTGCGACAGCGGTTGGGAGCACATTGGCCATGA
- a CDS encoding HAD-IIB family hydrolase, producing the protein MRRILVLTDLDGSLLDTTTYSYEPAREALALLEQLGAALILVSSKTRSEMEPLRRRLHNSSPFIVENGGALFIPRGIFPFPLEQASIRDGYEVVELGTAYTGLRAALNRIRQELGGRLRGFGDLSIQEVAQLTGLSADEARLATQREYDEPFVVEGDGISWDQLEAAVERQGLRCTRGGRFYHVMGANDKGLASTRLISWYRRAAEQKGEEVVTIGLGDSLNDRPMLAVADYPILIQKPDGSYDPEVQLPHLIRADGVGPVGWNRSLSALLYRLSDST; encoded by the coding sequence ATGCGCCGTATCCTCGTGCTGACAGATTTGGACGGGAGCCTGCTCGACACCACGACCTATTCCTACGAGCCTGCCCGCGAAGCCCTCGCGCTGCTTGAGCAACTTGGCGCCGCGCTTATTCTCGTCTCCAGCAAGACCCGGTCGGAGATGGAACCGCTTCGCCGCCGGCTGCACAATTCCTCTCCCTTTATTGTGGAGAATGGCGGGGCGTTGTTCATTCCACGCGGCATCTTTCCATTTCCTCTTGAGCAGGCATCCATTCGTGACGGATACGAGGTCGTCGAACTCGGCACAGCCTATACCGGGCTTCGTGCGGCGTTGAATCGCATTCGACAGGAACTCGGCGGCCGGTTGCGGGGGTTCGGCGATCTCTCCATTCAAGAGGTCGCTCAACTGACAGGCTTATCAGCCGATGAGGCCAGGCTGGCAACCCAGCGGGAATATGACGAGCCGTTTGTCGTTGAGGGGGACGGGATATCCTGGGATCAATTGGAAGCTGCGGTAGAGAGGCAAGGACTCCGCTGCACCAGGGGTGGACGGTTTTATCACGTGATGGGTGCGAACGATAAAGGACTGGCGAGCACGCGGCTCATTTCGTGGTATCGGCGGGCGGCGGAACAAAAGGGGGAAGAAGTCGTAACGATCGGCCTCGGGGACAGCCTGAACGATCGGCCCATGTTAGCGGTCGCGGACTATCCTATTCTTATCCAGAAACCCGACGGCTCCTATGATCCGGAGGTGCAGCTTCCCCACCTCATCCGGGCTGACGGAGTCGGACCGGTTGGATGGAACCGGAGTCTCTCGGCCCTGTTGTATCGCCTGAGCGATTCGACCTGA